One part of the Hirundo rustica isolate bHirRus1 chromosome 11, bHirRus1.pri.v3, whole genome shotgun sequence genome encodes these proteins:
- the GPI gene encoding glucose-6-phosphate isomerase, producing MALSGDPHFKKLVEWHKANSSKLVLRQLFEADKDRFKKFSLTLNTDHGDILLDYSKNLVTEEVMKMLMELAKSRGVESARERMFSGEKINFTENRAVLHIALRNRSNVPILVDGKDVVPEVNKVLDKMKHFCQRVRSGEWKGYTGKAITDVVNIGIGGSDLGPLMVTEALKPYSKGGPRVWFVSNIDGTHIAKTLAELKPDTTLFIIASKTFTTQETITNAETAKEWFLRAANDPSAVAKHFVALSTNAPKVKDFGIDPENMFEFWDWVGGRYSLWSAIGLSIALHIGFDNFESLLAGAHWMDNHFHTAPLEKNVPVLLAMLGVWYINCYGCETHALLPYDQYMHRFAAYFQQGDMESNGKYITKKGSRVDYSTGPIVWGEPGTNGQHAFYQLIHQGTRMIPCDFLIPVQTQHPIRNGLHHKILLANFLAQTEALMKGKTADEARKELQAAGLSGEALEKLLPHKVFEGNRPTNSIMFTKLNPFTLGAIIAMYEHKIFVQGVVWDINSYDQWGVELGKQLAKKIEPELESDAPVTSHDSSTNGLINFIKKHRA from the exons ATGGCCCTGTCCGGCGACCCCCATTTCAAGAAGCTGGTGGAGTGGCACAAGGCCAACTCCTCCAAGCTCGTCCTGCGGCAGCTCTTCGAGGCCGATAAGGATCGCTTCAAGAAGTTCAG CTTGACCCTGAATACTGACCATGGGGATATCTTACTGGATTACTCCAAGAACCTTGTTACAGAAGAAGTGATGAAAATGCTGATGGAACTG GCAAAGTCAAGGGGTGTGGAAAGTGCCAGAGAGCGCATGTTTAGTGGAGAGAAGATCAACTTCACTGAG AACCGAGCTGTGCTTCACATTGCTCTGAGAAATCGCTCCAATGTGCCAATCCTTGTGGATGGGAAAGATGTTGTTCCAGAAGTAAACAAAGTATTGGACAAAATGAAACACTTCTGTCAG agaGTCCGTAGTGGTGAATGGAAAGGCTACACTGGAAAGGCAATCACTGATGTGGTCAATATTGGGATTGGTGGCTCTGACTTG GGCCCTCTGATGGTAACTGAAGCCCTGAAACCATATTCCAAGGGAGGCCCTCGTGTCTGGTTTGTATCCAACATTGATGGTACTCATATAGCCAAAACCCTGGCTGAACTCAAACCAGACACTACTCTCTTCATCATTGCATCAAAG ACTTTCACCACACAGGAAACCATCACCAACGCAGAAACGGCCAAAGAGTGGTTCTTGCGTGCTGCTAATGAT ccTTCAGCTGTGGCCAAGCATTTTGTTGCCTTGTCTACCAATGCT cCTAAAGTTAAAGACTTTGGAATTGACCCAGAGAACATGTTTGAGTTTTGGGAT TGGGTTGGTGGCCGCTACTCCCTGTGGTCTGCCATTGGTCTCTCTATTGCCCTGCATATTG GTTTTGACAACTTTGAGAGTCTGCTTGCAGGAGCCCACTGGATG GATAATCACTTCCACACTGCCCCCCTGGAGAAGAACGTGCCGGTtctgctggccatgctggggGTGTGGTACATCAACTGCTACGGCTGCGAGACCCACGCCCTGCTGCCCTATGACCAGTACATGCACCGCTTCGCCGCCTACTTCCAGCAG GGTGATATGGAGTCTAATGGCAAATACATTACCAAGAAAGGTTCTCGTGTGGACTACAGCACTGGCCCTATTGTGTGGGGAGAGCCTGGCACCAATGGGCAGCATGCTTTCTACCAGCTCATTCACCAAG GAACTCGCATGATTCCCTGTGACTTCCTGATCCCAGTGCAGACCCAGCACCCCATCAGAAATGGCTTGCATCACAAG ATCCTTTTGGCCAACTTCCTTGCTCAGACTGAGGCCTTGATGAAGGGGAAGACGGCTGATGAGGCTCGCAAGGAGCTTCAGGCGGCTGGCCTCAGTGGAGAGGCTCTGGAGAAGCTCCTTCCCCACAAG GTCTTTGAGGGAAATCGACCAACCAATTCCATCATGTTTACAAAACTCAACCCCTTCACCCTGGGAGCCATTATTG CCATGTATGAGCACAAGATATTTGTTCAAGGAGTTGTCTGGGACATTAACAGTTATGACCAGTGGGG AGTTGAGCTTGGAAAACAACTTGCCAAGAAAATTGAGCCCGAACTGGAGTCAGATGCTCCAGTGACATCTCATGATAGCTCAACAAATGGGCTCATCAATTTCATCAAAAAACACAGAGCCTGA